The following proteins are co-located in the Billgrantia tianxiuensis genome:
- a CDS encoding TIGR01244 family sulfur transferase, producing the protein MQIHQIEPGFAIADALTPSDLEEVARQGFRAVICNRRSGEAEDHPDDRALSAKAAELGIEWRCIPVTPGEYGDADIEAFGRALDELPRPILAFCRTGRRAVHLWAHARSREAQCNIPMLLAVARAAGHDLEERRAQLEAAARQN; encoded by the coding sequence ATGCAGATACATCAAATTGAGCCCGGCTTTGCCATCGCCGATGCCTTGACTCCGAGCGATCTCGAGGAGGTCGCCCGCCAAGGTTTTCGTGCGGTGATCTGCAACCGCCGATCTGGTGAAGCGGAGGATCACCCAGACGACCGTGCCCTCAGTGCCAAGGCCGCCGAGCTGGGGATCGAGTGGCGTTGCATCCCGGTGACGCCGGGTGAATACGGTGATGCCGATATCGAGGCCTTCGGAAGGGCCCTGGATGAGCTGCCCAGGCCGATCCTTGCCTTTTGCCGGACCGGCAGGCGGGCGGTGCATCTGTGGGCACATGCGCGCAGCCGTGAGGCTCAATGCAACATTCCCATGCTGCTGGCCGTCGCACGTGCTGCGGGGCATGACCTCGAGGAGCGTCGTGCCCAGCTGGAAGCCGCTGCCAGGCAGAACTGA
- a CDS encoding MBL fold metallo-hydrolase, with protein sequence MSKPIVTHFFDEPTNTFSYVVQDPGSNACAIVDSVLDFDYAAGRTDVRSADAIIDFIQREGLKVEWILETHVHADHLSAAPYLHEKLGGKTGIGARITVVQDVFGKAFNAGTEFARDGSQFDRLFEEGDTFAIGDLEGRVLHTPGHTPACLTYVVGDAAFIGDTLFMPDYGTARCDFPGGDARTLFRSIQKVLALPHETRLFLCHDYKAPGRKEYRHETTVAEQRAHNVHVHEGIGEEEFVRMRTERDAALDMPRLILPSVQVNMRAGHMPPPEDNGQVYLKVPINKF encoded by the coding sequence ATGTCCAAGCCGATCGTGACCCACTTCTTTGACGAGCCGACCAACACCTTCAGCTATGTCGTGCAGGATCCCGGCAGCAACGCCTGCGCCATCGTCGATTCCGTGCTCGACTTCGATTACGCCGCAGGCAGAACCGACGTGCGTTCCGCCGACGCCATCATCGACTTCATCCAGCGCGAGGGCTTGAAGGTCGAGTGGATCCTCGAGACCCACGTTCACGCAGACCACCTTTCCGCCGCCCCCTATCTTCACGAGAAGCTCGGTGGCAAGACCGGCATCGGCGCCAGAATCACCGTGGTGCAGGACGTCTTCGGCAAGGCCTTCAATGCAGGCACCGAGTTTGCCCGTGATGGCAGCCAGTTCGATCGCCTGTTCGAGGAAGGCGATACCTTCGCCATCGGTGACCTGGAAGGGCGAGTGCTGCATACACCCGGCCATACGCCGGCCTGCCTGACCTATGTCGTCGGCGATGCCGCCTTCATCGGCGATACCCTGTTCATGCCCGACTACGGCACTGCCCGCTGCGATTTTCCCGGCGGTGATGCGCGCACTCTCTTTCGGTCCATCCAGAAGGTCCTGGCGCTGCCGCATGAGACCCGGCTCTTCCTGTGCCACGACTACAAGGCGCCGGGACGCAAGGAGTACCGGCACGAAACCACCGTGGCCGAACAGCGTGCCCATAACGTCCACGTTCATGAAGGCATCGGCGAGGAGGAGTTCGTTAGAATGCGCACCGAGCGCGACGCGGCACTCGACATGCCGCGCCTGATACTGCCGTCGGTACAGGTCAACATGCGCGCCGGCCACATGCCCCCGCCCGAGGACAACGGCCAGGTCTATCTCAAGGTGCCGATCAACAAGTTCTGA
- a CDS encoding redoxin domain-containing protein — MDIQISQPVMPQLNRPAPDFTVKTTHGMKSLSDYKGKWLVLFAHPADFTPVCTTEFMAFAQRAEEFKAVNTELLGLSIDGIHAHIAWTRSIKENFGVEITFPIIEDLQMKVANAYGMVQPGASDTSAVRATFIIDPRVCCAP, encoded by the coding sequence ATGGACATTCAGATCTCACAGCCTGTCATGCCCCAGCTCAACCGCCCGGCCCCGGACTTCACCGTCAAGACCACCCACGGCATGAAGTCGCTGTCGGACTACAAGGGCAAGTGGCTGGTGCTGTTCGCCCACCCCGCCGACTTCACGCCGGTGTGCACGACCGAGTTCATGGCCTTCGCGCAGCGCGCCGAGGAGTTCAAGGCCGTCAATACCGAGTTGCTGGGACTCTCCATCGACGGCATTCATGCCCACATCGCCTGGACCCGCAGCATCAAGGAGAACTTCGGCGTCGAGATAACCTTCCCGATCATCGAGGACCTGCAGATGAAGGTGGCCAACGCCTACGGCATGGTGCAGCCGGGAGCCAGCGACACCTCGGCGGTGCGTGCCACCTTCATCATCGACCCGAGGGTTTGCTGCGCGCCATGA
- a CDS encoding YgaP family membrane protein translates to MKSNVGAVDKILRIVVGAVLIGLALTGTIGVWGWIGVLPLATGLFNFCPAYQLLGINTCKLSKK, encoded by the coding sequence ATGAAGAGCAACGTAGGCGCTGTCGACAAGATTCTGAGGATCGTGGTCGGTGCCGTTCTGATCGGCCTGGCCTTGACCGGCACGATCGGCGTCTGGGGCTGGATCGGCGTGCTGCCGCTGGCGACTGGGCTGTTCAACTTCTGCCCGGCGTATCAGCTGCTGGGCATCAATACCTGCAAGCTTTCCAAGAAGTAG
- a CDS encoding MBL fold metallo-hydrolase: MKEPEKLFDADLVLMESTYGDRDHRPLEETLEEFAQVLEEAHASGGNVLIPAFAVGRTQEILYHLSVLYHEGRLRQQMVFLDSPMAIKVTELYHRARKSLDAEDLKVLNIAASGDVGRYLPILRMTRTVEESMAINRIHGGAIIIAGAGMCTGGRIVHHFRYNLEKPNTRLVIVGFQAAGTLGRQLVDGAERVRVLGQELAVRAKVHTIGGFSAHAGQSQLIGWAGAFRDHPRFYLVHGEPETQKVLKDALAESGIEAEIPLYGDCIEL; encoded by the coding sequence ATGAAAGAACCCGAGAAGCTCTTTGATGCCGATCTGGTGCTGATGGAGAGCACCTATGGCGATCGTGACCACCGTCCGCTCGAAGAGACGCTCGAAGAGTTTGCCCAAGTGCTGGAGGAGGCGCACGCCAGTGGTGGCAATGTGCTGATCCCTGCCTTCGCCGTGGGCCGCACCCAGGAAATCCTCTATCACCTCAGCGTGCTCTACCATGAGGGCCGGCTACGCCAGCAGATGGTCTTTCTCGACAGTCCCATGGCGATCAAGGTCACGGAGCTCTATCACCGGGCGCGCAAGTCGCTGGATGCCGAAGATCTCAAAGTGCTCAATATCGCCGCCAGTGGCGATGTCGGCCGTTACCTGCCGATCCTGCGCATGACACGCACAGTCGAGGAATCGATGGCCATCAACCGCATCCACGGCGGGGCTATCATCATTGCCGGTGCCGGCATGTGCACCGGCGGGCGCATCGTGCATCACTTCCGCTATAACCTGGAGAAACCCAATACTCGCCTGGTAATCGTCGGCTTCCAGGCCGCCGGCACCCTCGGTCGCCAACTGGTCGACGGTGCCGAGCGGGTGCGAGTGCTGGGGCAGGAACTGGCAGTGAGGGCCAAGGTACATACTATCGGTGGCTTTTCCGCCCATGCCGGGCAGAGCCAGCTGATTGGCTGGGCCGGGGCCTTCCGGGATCATCCGCGTTTCTACCTGGTGCACGGCGAGCCGGAAACCCAGAAAGTGTTGAAGGACGCGCTCGCCGAGAGTGGCATCGAGGCCGAGATACCCCTCTATGGCGATTGTATCGAGCTGTAG
- a CDS encoding MBL fold metallo-hydrolase codes for MATLTFQGAVGEVTGSRYLIEVEGDQRTYRILLECGLHQGGKEADAANTTPFGNLARQLDAVVISHGHLDHAGLLPKLVREGYSGPIYCTRGTRDLIDIMLEDAAFIQAKDVEWENKWRKRHGKPLVEPLYDMEDVERTLRLCKSQGYGQPVPLPGGVTLVFRDAGHILGSAIVELAVPSGGQTKRLVFSGIWVIPARY; via the coding sequence ATGGCGACATTGACATTCCAAGGGGCAGTGGGAGAGGTGACCGGTTCTCGTTACCTGATCGAGGTGGAAGGTGACCAGCGAACCTACCGGATATTGCTGGAGTGCGGCTTGCACCAGGGAGGGAAGGAGGCAGATGCCGCCAACACGACGCCATTCGGAAACCTGGCCAGACAGCTCGATGCGGTGGTGATCTCGCACGGTCATCTGGACCATGCGGGGTTGCTGCCCAAGCTGGTCCGCGAAGGCTATAGCGGTCCTATCTACTGTACTCGGGGCACGCGCGATCTGATCGATATCATGCTCGAGGATGCCGCCTTCATTCAGGCCAAGGACGTCGAATGGGAGAACAAGTGGCGCAAGCGTCACGGCAAACCATTGGTCGAGCCGCTCTATGACATGGAGGATGTGGAGCGAACGCTCAGGTTGTGCAAGTCCCAGGGTTATGGCCAGCCTGTGCCACTGCCCGGTGGCGTGACGCTGGTGTTCCGTGATGCCGGCCACATACTGGGATCAGCGATCGTTGAGCTGGCGGTACCCTCCGGTGGTCAGACCAAGCGCCTCGTGTTCTCGGGGATCTGGGTAATCCCAGCTCGGTATTGA
- a CDS encoding Ig-like domain-containing protein translates to MNSSVQPGEEEDAGLVTLDTLNDTESISTTVQFQHGRDGYAGVKDTYLHQSSPNTGQAAATLLNVDSVDQGGEVQTLLRFENIIGSGPGQIPPGAVIVSATLELNTTGKGDGARLHRMLMPWQDIDTWNSLGSGIQANGQEAALQHDIDTGFVPAGTTRLDVTSSLQAWADGQPNYGWAFLPRGSDGWDFSSAEGSVPPKLIVEYRFESDGEPPANRPPVAVDDSVTTTQDVAVEIDVLANDSDPDDDPLTIGSFTQPSNGSVTLTDDDTLTYTPEAGFTGEDSLVYSASDGELDSDPATVTVIVEPTSSTPPTTGSVQFQHGQDGYAGVKDTYLHQSSPNASQATSKSITVDSVDKKGEVQALLRFEHIFGSEPGQIPLGAVIVSATLELNTTGKGDGARLHRMLMPWQDTDTWNSLGSGIQADGQEAAVQYDLSTGFVPIGTTRLDVTASLQAWADGQPNYGWAFLPLGSDGWDFSSAEGSVPPKLIVEYRFEGDGEPPANRPPVAVDDSATTTQDVAVEIAVLANDSDPDGDPLTVGSFTQPASGSVTLSPNGTFTYTPAPGFVGDDIFTYNASDGELDSDPATVTVIVEPASSTPPTTGSVQFQHGRDGYAGVKDTYLHQSSPNASQATATSLTVDSVDRKGEVQTLLRFEHIFGSEPGQIPLGAVIVSATLELNTTGKGDGARLHRMLMPWQDTDTWNSLGSGIQADGQEAAAQYDLSTGFIPVGTTRLDVTASLQAWADGLPNYGWAFLPLGSDGWDFSSAEGSVPPKLIVEYRFDGEPPVNRPPMAVDDSATTTQGMAVEIAVLANDSDPDGDPLTVGSFTQPTSGTVTLNPSGTITYTPHQGFIGSDSFTYRASDGSLESSSATVIVSVTSGTPPPLPVETSYIATSFGTSDRRNFEHTNANKSFFHDGKWWAVLPEQTGWHVYRFDGALPEPGTMGGWSSASPTMLTSGRRADIAWHDDSDTLYVLNFGPSETKPRLYQMSYDDQAQTFSIQSNVQLAGSGGKLAGAEWERNTEMSLGVDQNGIPVIAMIGPSASGGSSGLKLAYPTSSSLANWATVTIDSGPSTGTGSNGDNKVDFVAFQIDGVDYVGLVYGDISTGHWKLAYQATPSSPSGYASGWAIETITDSITLDNHLAVLWDGNSIIMTVKDDKNAIWAIKGMPGDWDSPVLVHAATHNGSRPTLAFDEDNQQIFVFYQENTNRPYGDIYFKSSSTAELSFDALASGTKIMTSTQAGENMSDPQTPVHAVGAATDGMFYLFARNQETQEIWYNDIQLNDDTFIA, encoded by the coding sequence ATGAATTCATCAGTACAGCCAGGCGAAGAGGAAGACGCCGGCCTGGTGACACTCGACACACTGAACGACACGGAGTCGATCTCCACCACGGTTCAGTTCCAGCATGGCCGGGATGGCTATGCCGGGGTCAAGGATACCTACCTGCATCAGTCCTCACCCAATACCGGCCAGGCCGCGGCCACGCTGCTCAACGTCGACAGCGTGGACCAGGGGGGCGAGGTGCAGACCCTGCTGCGCTTCGAGAACATCATCGGCAGCGGGCCCGGGCAGATCCCGCCCGGCGCCGTCATCGTCTCCGCTACATTGGAGCTCAACACTACCGGCAAGGGTGACGGAGCGCGACTGCATCGCATGCTGATGCCCTGGCAGGACATCGACACCTGGAACAGCCTGGGCAGCGGCATCCAGGCCAACGGCCAGGAGGCCGCACTACAGCACGACATTGATACCGGCTTCGTCCCCGCCGGCACCACCCGGCTCGACGTCACCAGCAGCCTGCAGGCCTGGGCCGACGGCCAGCCCAACTACGGCTGGGCCTTCCTGCCGCGGGGTTCCGACGGCTGGGATTTCTCCTCGGCGGAGGGGAGTGTGCCGCCCAAGCTGATCGTCGAATACCGCTTCGAGAGTGATGGCGAGCCGCCGGCCAACCGTCCTCCGGTGGCCGTTGACGACAGTGTCACGACCACCCAGGACGTGGCTGTCGAGATTGACGTGCTGGCCAACGACAGCGATCCAGACGACGACCCGCTGACGATAGGCAGCTTCACCCAGCCGAGCAACGGAAGTGTCACTCTTACCGATGACGACACTTTAACCTACACGCCCGAGGCCGGTTTCACCGGTGAGGACAGCCTCGTTTATTCCGCCTCGGATGGGGAGCTGGACAGCGATCCCGCTACCGTGACCGTCATCGTCGAGCCCACGAGTTCGACGCCGCCGACCACAGGCAGCGTGCAGTTCCAGCATGGCCAGGACGGCTATGCCGGGGTCAAGGATACCTACCTGCACCAGTCCTCGCCCAACGCCAGCCAGGCGACCTCGAAGTCGATCACCGTCGACAGCGTGGACAAGAAGGGTGAGGTCCAGGCCCTGCTGCGCTTCGAGCACATCTTCGGCAGCGAACCCGGCCAGATTCCGCTCGGCGCCGTCATCGTCTCCGCCACACTGGAACTCAACACCACCGGCAAAGGTGATGGCGCCCGGTTGCATCGCATGCTGATGCCCTGGCAGGACACCGACACCTGGAACAGCCTGGGCAGCGGCATCCAGGCCGATGGCCAGGAAGCCGCGGTACAGTATGACCTGAGCACCGGCTTCGTCCCCATCGGCACCACCCGGCTCGACGTCACCGCCAGCCTGCAGGCCTGGGCCGACGGCCAGCCCAACTACGGCTGGGCTTTCCTGCCGCTGGGCTCCGACGGCTGGGACTTCTCCTCGGCGGAGGGGAGCGTGCCGCCCAAGCTGATCGTCGAGTACCGCTTCGAGGGTGATGGCGAGCCGCCGGCCAACCGTCCTCCGGTGGCCGTCGACGACAGCGCCACGACCACCCAGGACGTGGCCGTCGAGATCGCCGTGCTGGCCAACGACAGCGACCCGGACGGCGACCCGTTGACGGTGGGCAGCTTCACCCAGCCCGCCAGCGGGAGCGTCACGCTTAGCCCCAACGGTACCTTCACCTACACACCGGCTCCGGGCTTCGTCGGAGACGACATCTTTACCTACAACGCCTCGGATGGGGAGCTGGACAGCGATCCCGCTACCGTGACCGTCATCGTCGAGCCCGCAAGTTCGACGCCGCCGACCACAGGCAGCGTGCAGTTCCAGCATGGCCGGGACGGCTATGCCGGGGTCAAGGACACCTACCTGCACCAGTCCTCGCCCAACGCCAGCCAGGCGACGGCGACATCGCTCACCGTCGACAGCGTGGACAGAAAAGGCGAGGTGCAGACCCTACTGCGCTTCGAGCACATCTTCGGCAGCGAACCCGGCCAGATTCCGCTGGGTGCGGTGATCGTCTCCGCCACGCTGGAACTCAACACCACCGGCAAGGGCGACGGCGCCCGGCTGCATCGCATGCTGATGCCCTGGCAGGATACCGACACCTGGAACAGCCTGGGCAGCGGCATCCAGGCCGATGGCCAGGAAGCCGCGGCTCAGTACGACCTGAGCACCGGCTTCATCCCCGTCGGCACCACCCGGCTCGACGTCACCGCCAGCCTGCAGGCCTGGGCTGATGGCCTGCCCAACTACGGCTGGGCCTTCCTGCCGCTGGGTTCCGACGGCTGGGACTTCTCCTCGGCGGAGGGAAGCGTGCCGCCCAAGCTGATCGTCGAGTACCGCTTCGATGGCGAGCCGCCGGTCAACCGTCCGCCGATGGCCGTCGACGACAGCGCCACGACCACCCAGGGCATGGCCGTCGAGATCGCCGTGCTGGCCAACGACAGCGACCCGGACGGCGATCCGCTGACGGTGGGAAGCTTCACCCAGCCCACCAGCGGCACCGTCACGCTGAACCCCAGCGGCACCATCACCTACACGCCGCACCAGGGATTCATCGGCAGCGACAGCTTCACCTACCGGGCCTCGGACGGTAGCCTAGAGAGTTCCTCCGCTACCGTCATCGTCTCCGTCACGTCGGGCACACCACCGCCCCTGCCCGTGGAAACTTCCTACATCGCCACGTCGTTCGGCACCAGCGACCGGCGCAACTTCGAGCACACCAACGCTAACAAGAGCTTCTTCCATGACGGCAAATGGTGGGCCGTCCTGCCGGAGCAAACCGGCTGGCACGTCTATCGCTTCGACGGCGCCCTGCCCGAGCCAGGCACCATGGGGGGATGGAGCAGCGCCAGCCCCACCATGCTGACCAGCGGACGGCGCGCCGACATCGCCTGGCACGACGACAGCGACACGCTCTATGTGCTCAACTTCGGCCCCAGCGAAACGAAACCCCGGCTCTACCAGATGAGCTACGACGATCAGGCGCAAACGTTCTCGATCCAGTCGAACGTTCAGTTGGCCGGCTCCGGCGGCAAGCTCGCGGGCGCCGAATGGGAGCGGAATACCGAAATGTCCCTCGGAGTGGATCAGAACGGCATACCCGTCATCGCCATGATCGGCCCCTCGGCCTCGGGTGGCAGCTCGGGACTGAAGCTGGCCTACCCAACCTCCTCCAGCCTGGCCAATTGGGCAACGGTGACCATCGACAGTGGTCCCAGCACCGGCACCGGCAGCAACGGCGACAACAAGGTCGATTTCGTCGCCTTCCAGATCGACGGTGTCGACTACGTCGGCCTGGTTTATGGCGATATCTCGACGGGGCACTGGAAGCTTGCCTATCAGGCGACGCCCTCCTCGCCCTCCGGCTATGCCAGTGGCTGGGCGATCGAGACGATCACCGACTCCATCACGCTCGACAATCACCTCGCCGTGCTGTGGGACGGCAACAGCATCATCATGACCGTCAAGGACGACAAGAATGCCATCTGGGCGATAAAGGGCATGCCGGGCGATTGGGATAGCCCCGTGCTGGTTCATGCCGCCACCCACAACGGAAGCCGCCCGACACTGGCTTTCGACGAGGACAATCAACAGATCTTCGTGTTCTACCAGGAGAATACCAACCGTCCCTATGGCGATATCTATTTCAAGTCTTCTTCCACCGCTGAACTGAGCTTCGATGCCTTGGCCTCTGGCACGAAAATCATGACCAGCACCCAAGCGGGAGAGAACATGAGCGATCCGCAAACACCGGTACACGCCGTAGGCGCTGCCACCGACGGCATGTTTTATCTCTTTGCACGCAATCAAGAAACACAGGAGATCTGGTACAACGACATCCAGCTCAACGACGACACCTTCATCGCCTGA
- a CDS encoding HlyD family type I secretion periplasmic adaptor subunit, producing MNSAHEMPLDRGAVPTEANVPLDEHRYHRFGLLILLLGLGGFAGWAFTAELSVSVVAPGHVAAESFRRTVQHLEGGIVREILVADGDRVMANQPLVVIDDTQARSQLQIARTQYLVHRAAELRLIAEQSGSDTLVMPSELTESDLPRVQEVLALQQALFVARRQSQHGTLEALDEQMVQLRRQIEGLEETVRLGERHLASLRAEENDLRGLFAKGLVNNLRLREVERDLLQLEGEIAGRRAEIGRLGSQLSENRMLREIRLQEFHKDVGEQLRDVQARVAEAEERVTSLSDQVLRTVIKAPVSGTVVDRRVHSVGDVVRPGDSLLDLVPLGDGFLIEARVAGRDVDHLYPGQPAEIRFTAFNQRRTHTSPAEVVYVSADSQFDEATGARFYRVRLRVSNEGQETMNGHMQLLAGMPAEVMIRTGERTFASYLLKPLADMFARAVREE from the coding sequence ATGAACAGCGCGCATGAGATGCCGTTGGACAGGGGCGCGGTACCAACCGAGGCGAACGTTCCTCTCGATGAGCACCGCTATCATCGTTTCGGTCTGCTGATTTTGCTGCTGGGCTTGGGAGGTTTTGCCGGTTGGGCCTTCACCGCTGAACTCTCCGTCTCGGTGGTGGCACCGGGACACGTGGCAGCGGAGTCGTTCCGGCGCACGGTACAGCACCTGGAGGGCGGTATTGTGCGCGAGATACTCGTTGCGGACGGTGACCGGGTCATGGCCAACCAGCCGCTGGTAGTCATCGATGACACGCAGGCGCGCAGTCAGCTGCAGATAGCGCGCACCCAGTATCTCGTTCATCGCGCGGCGGAGCTGCGCTTGATCGCCGAGCAGAGCGGCAGCGATACGCTGGTGATGCCCAGCGAGCTGACGGAGAGCGACTTGCCACGAGTTCAGGAAGTGTTGGCGCTGCAGCAGGCTCTGTTCGTCGCCAGGCGTCAATCTCAGCATGGCACCCTGGAGGCACTGGATGAACAGATGGTGCAGTTGCGGCGCCAGATCGAGGGGTTGGAGGAGACGGTGCGCCTGGGAGAGCGCCACCTGGCCTCGCTGCGGGCCGAGGAGAACGATCTGCGCGGGCTCTTTGCCAAGGGGCTCGTCAACAACCTGCGCCTGCGCGAGGTCGAGCGGGACCTGCTGCAGCTCGAAGGCGAGATCGCCGGTCGGCGGGCCGAGATCGGCAGGCTGGGCTCGCAGCTGAGCGAGAATCGCATGCTGCGGGAGATCCGCCTGCAGGAGTTCCACAAGGATGTCGGCGAGCAGTTGCGGGATGTCCAGGCCCGGGTAGCTGAGGCCGAGGAGCGCGTCACGTCGCTGTCGGACCAGGTGCTGCGTACCGTCATCAAGGCGCCGGTGAGCGGTACCGTGGTGGACCGCCGGGTGCACTCGGTCGGTGACGTGGTGCGCCCCGGCGATTCGCTGCTGGATCTGGTGCCACTGGGCGATGGTTTCCTGATCGAGGCGCGCGTTGCGGGTCGCGATGTCGACCATCTCTATCCTGGCCAGCCTGCGGAGATTCGCTTCACTGCCTTCAATCAGCGTCGCACTCATACGAGCCCGGCCGAGGTGGTTTATGTCAGTGCCGACAGCCAATTCGACGAGGCGACCGGCGCACGCTTCTATCGCGTACGCTTGCGGGTCTCCAACGAGGGGCAAGAGACCATGAACGGGCACATGCAACTGCTGGCGGGAATGCCGGCGGAGGTCATGATCCGTACCGGCGAGCGTACCTTCGCCAGCTATTTGCTCAAGCCCCTTGCCGACATGTTCGCCAGGGCGGTGCGGGAGGAGTGA
- a CDS encoding type I secretion system permease/ATPase: protein MVEKREASELRHALHACRDSFASVGLFSLFVNLLMLVPAIYMLQVYDRVLTTLSGETLLMLTLVVIFLFAIMGLLELVRYRMLVRIGNRLDLRLGTRLYQAMFQRSLITGSRQSAQPLSDLATLRQFLAGNGLLVFFDAPWVPVYLAVLFLFHPWLGLFATLAGLLLLVLTVVGEKITQPLLSEAAAEQIHTNELVDANLRNAEALHAMGMLPDILARWSQSHRRCLAGQSRASDRGETLATAARVLRLLAQSLILGLGAWLVLRAELTPGTMIAGSIVMGRALAPIDRMIGTWKGCIAARSAYRRLEELLLQVPVESERMPLPKPKGELRLEGVTATVPGGRIPVLRSIQFELASGEHLGIIGPSAAGKSSLARVMLGIWPVLSGTVRLDGADITSWSRDALGPFIGYLPQDIELFDGTIAENIARFGDLDSSRVVTAARKAGVHEMILSLGDGYDTVIASGSGLSGGQRQRLGLARALYGDPVLVLLDEPNANLDDRGEQALAAAMAALKREGVTLCVISHRISVLKDMDRLLLLRDGEVQLFGARDEVMARLTVKPVPATATARTHMAAMTGLAGGRGDNEQRA, encoded by the coding sequence ATGGTCGAGAAAAGGGAAGCCTCGGAACTTCGGCATGCACTGCATGCCTGCCGGGATTCCTTTGCCTCGGTGGGGCTCTTCAGCCTGTTCGTCAATTTGCTGATGCTGGTACCCGCCATCTACATGTTGCAGGTCTATGATCGGGTACTGACGACCCTGAGCGGTGAAACCCTGTTGATGCTCACCCTGGTGGTGATTTTCCTGTTCGCCATCATGGGGCTGCTCGAGCTGGTGCGCTATCGCATGCTGGTGCGTATCGGCAATCGCCTCGACCTGCGGCTCGGCACGAGGCTCTACCAGGCCATGTTTCAGCGCAGCCTGATCACGGGGAGTCGGCAGTCGGCTCAGCCGCTGAGCGACCTGGCCACGCTGCGTCAGTTCCTGGCCGGCAATGGCTTGCTGGTGTTCTTCGATGCGCCCTGGGTGCCGGTCTACTTGGCAGTGCTGTTTCTCTTCCATCCTTGGCTGGGGCTGTTCGCCACCCTGGCCGGCTTGCTGCTGCTGGTGCTGACGGTTGTCGGCGAGAAGATCACCCAGCCGTTATTGAGCGAAGCCGCTGCCGAACAGATCCATACCAACGAGCTCGTCGATGCCAACCTGCGCAATGCCGAAGCGCTGCATGCCATGGGCATGCTGCCTGACATCCTGGCCCGCTGGTCGCAGAGCCATAGGCGTTGCCTGGCCGGGCAGTCGCGCGCCAGCGATCGCGGCGAGACGTTGGCCACTGCCGCCCGGGTGCTGCGATTGCTGGCGCAGTCGCTGATCCTCGGGCTTGGGGCCTGGCTGGTGCTGCGGGCCGAGCTGACCCCGGGCACGATGATCGCCGGCTCCATCGTCATGGGGCGGGCGCTGGCGCCTATTGATCGCATGATCGGCACCTGGAAAGGATGCATTGCTGCGCGCAGCGCTTATCGTCGTCTCGAGGAGCTGCTTCTCCAGGTGCCGGTAGAGTCCGAGCGCATGCCCTTGCCGAAGCCGAAGGGAGAGCTACGACTCGAAGGCGTGACGGCAACCGTGCCAGGTGGCCGAATCCCGGTGCTGCGGAGCATCCAGTTCGAACTGGCATCCGGCGAGCACTTGGGCATCATCGGGCCGAGTGCGGCCGGTAAGTCATCCCTGGCTCGGGTCATGCTGGGCATCTGGCCTGTGCTGAGCGGCACGGTACGTCTCGATGGCGCCGATATCACAAGTTGGAGTCGCGACGCGCTGGGACCATTCATCGGCTACCTGCCCCAGGACATCGAACTGTTCGACGGTACCATTGCCGAAAACATCGCCCGTTTCGGCGACCTCGACTCATCCCGGGTGGTGACGGCGGCGCGCAAGGCCGGCGTGCACGAGATGATTCTTTCCCTTGGCGATGGCTACGACACCGTGATCGCCTCCGGCAGTGGACTCTCCGGTGGCCAACGTCAGCGCCTCGGCCTGGCGCGTGCCCTCTATGGCGACCCGGTACTGGTATTGCTCGACGAGCCCAACGCCAATCTCGACGATCGCGGCGAGCAGGCGCTGGCCGCAGCCATGGCGGCACTCAAGCGGGAGGGCGTCACGCTATGCGTGATCAGCCACCGCATCAGCGTACTGAAGGACATGGACCGGCTGTTGCTGCTGCGCGACGGGGAGGTACAACTCTTCGGCGCGCGCGACGAGGTAATGGCGCGCCTGACCGTCAAGCCCGTGCCCGCCACCGCAACGGCTCGCACCCATATGGCAGCGATGACGGGGCTAGCCGGAGGGAGGGGCGACAATGAACAGCGCGCATGA